Proteins encoded by one window of Nicotiana tabacum cultivar K326 chromosome 10, ASM71507v2, whole genome shotgun sequence:
- the LOC107768333 gene encoding uncharacterized protein LOC107768333, producing the protein MDITLNSQISGDSPSSSTSSTVQTPSTSNHHHHHQNGGTPINNNNNNDPNPMHSWWESISKARSRIHLLSSLLLPSDSSAADSLSSLADSDRPARSLLLSPAAYFSISSSLSSPSSGSGDDPLCHWLYDTFLSSDTDLRLVVLSFIPLLASIYLSRIHSSTCTTSLSGFEAVLLALYSAETKARNGKPILISIPDLSQPSLYHTPRNPTSAKSNPRSSGPQNQRPLVGVLSQPLEHQIAVKSTKRACIVGVALDSYYKQISHMPTWSKLDLCKFAADWAGQNCACVSDFDETDGNSENSVEISNGSLVGVCETMENLGIEDGYDEVRPKGVRIPLPWELLQPVVRILGHCLLGPLNAEDVKDAASVAVRRLYARASHDLAPQAILATRSLIQLDKRGREAAKVAATATVVSNANTPSKAKKPEILLVSK; encoded by the coding sequence ATGGATATCACCTTAAATTCCCAAATCTCCGGCGACTCCCCTTCTTCCTCCACTTCCTCGACCGTTCAAaccccctccacttccaaccaccaccaccaccaccaaaacGGCGGCACTccgatcaacaacaacaacaacaatgatccGAACCCCATGCATTCTTGGTGGGAATCCATCTCCAAAGCTCGTTCTCGCATTCACCTCCTCTCCTCCCTCCTCCTCCCTTCCGACTCCTCCGCCGCCGATTCTCTCTCCTCCCTCGCCGACTCCGACCGCCCTGCACGATCCCTCCTCCTATCTCCGGCGGCTTACTTCTCCATTTCTTCCTCCCTATCTTCCCCTTCCTCCGGCTCCGGTGACGACCCTCTTTGTCACTGGCTTTACGACACTTTCCTTTCTTCTGATACTGATCTCCGCCTCGTAGTCCTCTCCTTTATTCCCCTTTTAGCCTCAATCTATCTCTCACGAATCCATTCCTCTACTTGTACTACTTCTCTTTCTGGTTTTGAAGCTGTTCTTCTTGCCCTTTATTCTGCTGAAACCAAAGCCCGAAATGGAAAGCCCATACTCATTTCAATCCCCGATCTATCTCAGCCTTCTTTGTATCATACTCCAAGAAACCCCACGTCAGCAAAATCAAACCCCAGATCGAGTGGGCCCCAGAATCAACGTCCTTTGGTAGGAGTTTTATCGCAGCCTCTTGAGCACCAAATTGCTGTGAAGTCAACTAAACGCGCTTGCATTGTTGGGGTCGCTTTAGATTCTTACTATAAACAGATTTCCCATAtgcccacttggtcaaaattgGATCTTTGTAAGTTTGCTGCTGATTGGGCCGGTCAAAATTGTGCCTGCGTATCGGATTTTGATGAAACTGATGGGAATTCAGAGAATTCTGTTGAAATTAGTAATGGGAGTTTGGTGGGTGTCTGTGAAACAATGGAGAATTTGGGAATTGAAGATGGGTATGACGAAGTAAGGCCAAAGGGTGTGAGAATTCCGCTCCCATGGGAGCTGTTGCAGCCTGTGGTTAGGATCTTGGGGCATTGTTTGTTGGGTCCTTTGAATGCTGAGGATGTGAAGGATGCTGCTTCTGTGGCTGTGAGACGGCTGTATGCAAGGGCTTCACATGATTTGGCTCCACAGGCTATTTTGGCAACTCGGAGTCTGATTCAGCTTGATAAAAGAGGTCGTGAGGCAGCTAAAGTAGCTGCTACAGCAACTGTTGTATCAAATGCTAACACGCCTAGTAAAGCTAAGAAGCCCGAGATCCTTCTGGTTTCCAAATGA